The Castanea sativa cultivar Marrone di Chiusa Pesio chromosome 11, ASM4071231v1 genome contains a region encoding:
- the LOC142617331 gene encoding uncharacterized protein LOC142617331 isoform X2, producing MFVVVLLIGILLAWAYRATRPPPPNICGSPWGPPITAPRIKLRDGRHLAYKEHGVPAKVAKYKIIFVHGLFNCRHGAVIAKNLPQELVEELGLYIVSYDRPGYGESDPDPKQTVQSLALDVEELADQLGLDSKFYVIAYSIGCHVVWGCLRLSGAALLAPIINYWWRGLPSNLSTEAYYKQLPQDQWTNRVAHYIPWLTYWWNTQKWFPALSAVPGNPNIFSRQDLEITSKKLGKQINKAYITQQGEFESIHRTIMVGFGNWEFSPIDLENPFPNNEGSVHLWQGDDDRIVAIPLQRFIAKKLPWIQYHELPGAGHFFQYSNEMSQVIIKTLLFGDN from the exons ATGTTTGTAGTGGTCTTGTTGATTGGAATATTGCTGGCATGGGCTTATCGGGCCACCCGCCCTCCGCCTCCCAACATTTGTGGCTCGCCTTGGGGCCCGCCTATCACAGCACCTAGAATTAAGCTTAGGGATGGAAGGCATTTGGCCTACAAGGAGCATGGTGTGCCAGCAAAAGTGGCCAAATATAAGATTATCTTTGTTCATGGCTTATTTAATTGCAGACATGGTGCAGTGATTGCAAAAAATCTCCCGCAA GAACTTGTTGAAGAACTAGGACTATACATTGTGTCATATGATAGACCGGGTTATGGAGAAAGTGATCCAGATCCAAAACAAACGGTGCAAAGTTTGGCTTTAGATGTTGAAGAGCTTGCTGATCAATTGGGACTCGATTccaaattttatgtaattgctTATTCTATTGGATGCCATGTGGTTTGGGGCTGCCTCAG GCTATCAGGAGCAGCATTACTTGCTCCTATTATCAACTATTGGTGGCGAGGTTTGCCTTCGAACTTGTCTACAGAGGCCTACTACAAACAACTGCCTCAAGACCAGTGGACAAATCGAGTTGCTCACTATATACCATGGCTAACCTATTGGTGGAACACACAGAAGTGGTTTCCTGCACTTAGTGCTGTACCCGGAAATCCTAATATTTTCTCTCGTCAAGATTTAGAAATAACGTCAAAGAAGCTTGGGAAACAAATAAACAAG GCATACATAACCCAGCAAGGAGAGTTTGAGTCCATACATCGTACCATAATGGTTGGATTTGGGAATTGGGAATTCAGTCCTATTGATCTTGAGAATCCTTTTCCTAACAACGAAGGTTCGGTTCATCTATGGCAGGGTGATGATGATAGGATTGTGGCAATTCCTTTACAACGCTTTATTGCCAAAAAACTTCCATGGATTCAATACCATGAGTTACCAGGTGCTGGACACTTTTTCCAATATTCTAATGAAATGAGCCAAGTTATCATAAAGACACTTTTATTTGGGGATAATTAA
- the LOC142617331 gene encoding uncharacterized protein LOC142617331 isoform X1, with product MFVVVLLIGILLAWAYRATRPPPPNICGSPWGPPITAPRIKLRDGRHLAYKEHGVPAKVAKYKIIFVHGLFNCRHGAVIAKNLPQELVEELGLYIVSYDRPGYGESDPDPKQTVQSLALDVEELADQLGLDSKFYVIAYSIGCHVVWGCLRYIPHRLSGAALLAPIINYWWRGLPSNLSTEAYYKQLPQDQWTNRVAHYIPWLTYWWNTQKWFPALSAVPGNPNIFSRQDLEITSKKLGKQINKAYITQQGEFESIHRTIMVGFGNWEFSPIDLENPFPNNEGSVHLWQGDDDRIVAIPLQRFIAKKLPWIQYHELPGAGHFFQYSNEMSQVIIKTLLFGDN from the exons ATGTTTGTAGTGGTCTTGTTGATTGGAATATTGCTGGCATGGGCTTATCGGGCCACCCGCCCTCCGCCTCCCAACATTTGTGGCTCGCCTTGGGGCCCGCCTATCACAGCACCTAGAATTAAGCTTAGGGATGGAAGGCATTTGGCCTACAAGGAGCATGGTGTGCCAGCAAAAGTGGCCAAATATAAGATTATCTTTGTTCATGGCTTATTTAATTGCAGACATGGTGCAGTGATTGCAAAAAATCTCCCGCAA GAACTTGTTGAAGAACTAGGACTATACATTGTGTCATATGATAGACCGGGTTATGGAGAAAGTGATCCAGATCCAAAACAAACGGTGCAAAGTTTGGCTTTAGATGTTGAAGAGCTTGCTGATCAATTGGGACTCGATTccaaattttatgtaattgctTATTCTATTGGATGCCATGTGGTTTGGGGCTGCCTCAGGTACATTCCTCATAG GCTATCAGGAGCAGCATTACTTGCTCCTATTATCAACTATTGGTGGCGAGGTTTGCCTTCGAACTTGTCTACAGAGGCCTACTACAAACAACTGCCTCAAGACCAGTGGACAAATCGAGTTGCTCACTATATACCATGGCTAACCTATTGGTGGAACACACAGAAGTGGTTTCCTGCACTTAGTGCTGTACCCGGAAATCCTAATATTTTCTCTCGTCAAGATTTAGAAATAACGTCAAAGAAGCTTGGGAAACAAATAAACAAG GCATACATAACCCAGCAAGGAGAGTTTGAGTCCATACATCGTACCATAATGGTTGGATTTGGGAATTGGGAATTCAGTCCTATTGATCTTGAGAATCCTTTTCCTAACAACGAAGGTTCGGTTCATCTATGGCAGGGTGATGATGATAGGATTGTGGCAATTCCTTTACAACGCTTTATTGCCAAAAAACTTCCATGGATTCAATACCATGAGTTACCAGGTGCTGGACACTTTTTCCAATATTCTAATGAAATGAGCCAAGTTATCATAAAGACACTTTTATTTGGGGATAATTAA